The Bacillaceae bacterium IKA-2 DNA window ATCGAATGAAGGATTTAAATATTGATTGGGATCAAGTCCAAAATCAAATTACCCAAATTCGTGAGAATTTAGGTGAATTTTTAAATAGGGATGATACACAGTCGTTTTTAGGCAAGTTTCTTGATGTCATAAACGAACTAATTAATGTTATTAAAGGATTGTTTACCAAATAATTAAGAAAAGCGCAAGGCAGCTGCTCCTGCGGTTACTCGTCGCAAAACCAGCTATGAAGTAACTCAAGGATGTGTCTTGGAGCTAGACAGCTTTCTAAGTAAAAACGTATATACTTTCTTACCATTTAAAAAAGAAGCAAGGGTCGACTTCTAGGAGGATCTTCAAAATCCTTCTAATGAAGTTGGACCCTATATTTTTTTAATTTATGTATAAAAATACTTCGACCTCAAAAAGCAGTTTGTCAAAAACAGAATATATAGTGTTTAAAAATAAAAGTATATACTACATATTGTACCTTAGAGCGACTGAAAACCATATTGGTTGTAAACAATAGAATTAAATAGGGACTTTTTTAGTTTCAAGTTGTTTAAAAGAAAAAACGGTTTTCTCATTTTTAATAAAGGAATTATTCTTAAAGGAATTTCTTCTTTTTTTCATTATTGACCACCACCTTACTTTTACTATTCCCTATTTTTTTATTGTTCTTATTTTTTTGAAACAATTAATCTCAATGATTCGTATATAATAATGAATAAGCACGTTTAATTAGGGGTGATGAGATGGAAATTTTAAATAACGCTAGTGTTGGTTTTTTTGTTGTATTTTTAGGGACAGTATTCTTGTTTGGTGAGTTGTTGGTGAAAGCAAAAGGTTTGTTTGCGATTGTTGGAATTGGAGTTATGGCGGCTTATTTCTCTTTTCACATAACACCCGGTTCTGGAATGGGTTTGTGGGTAGCGCTCCTCTATATCATTGGAATTTCGCTAATTGTTTTGGACGGTAAAGTATTTACAGATGGTACAATTGCTCTGTTAGGGATATTTTTGATGGTTTTGGGAATTGCCATCCCTTCGCCTAGTATCATATATGGCTTTCTTGCTGCAATGGGACTTCTACTTGGGGTAGCTGCAGCTAGTCTATTTTTAAAAGTATTTCCGTCAAGAACTTTGTGGGCAAAAATGACTTTAAAAGACAAATTAACGGGTGAGGCAGGCTATAATTCGATAAATACATCGTACCGAGATTTAGTTGGTAAGGAAGGCAAAACAACCACACCATTTCGTCCTATAGGGACGATTATCATTGATGATAATTATTATAGTGCCACTAGTGACAATCTATGGTTAGACGCAGGAACAGCTGTTAAAGTCATTTCGGTAGATGGTACGAGGATTGTTGTCAATGAAATAAAATCAAAAAAAGAGTAGCCCTCGGAGGCCACTCTTTTTTTGATTTTATTTATAAGTCGATTACTCATTATCAACAGGTTTTTGAATTTCCTTAAAAATTAAATAAAGCATAATGAATGCAACTAGCCAATACAACGTCAGCGAGAAAGGGATATATATGTTTAGTGAATTTGTGACAGCGAAAAATACAGTAGGTAATGTGACTGCATAGGCTGATAAAACCCAAACTTGTTTATAAGAAAGTTTTAATCCTGCCTTGCTCCTAACAATTAAGCCAAATAATGAAAGAAAGAAGATACCGATATATTTTAGCGCAGTTAAAACGATATATAAAACGATAACAATAATAGTGATGATTAGTGGTAATAGACCTACAATCGTTTCTGTAAGGCCTTCCAGATCTGCTTTTGTTAAATCTAAAGAACCTAATTCGCCATAACGGATTGACTGGGTCGTTCCATTTGTAATGTAGACTGCTTCTTTTTGTAGCAGTGCCAATACTTGATTGTGATTTTGTTCAATGTCAGTAGTAGTTAACGTTCCTGTTGTATCAAAAATATAATTCTCACCATCAACTTCAATGTAAAGAGGTTCATCAAGGTCTGATAGTAAAATACTATTTTTAAGTTCAAATTCTGGCAATTCAGTTACCAAAACAGTTTGAAACTGCTTAACGCCGTCTGAAACTGTTGAACCTAATTGAAATGCGGTTACTGAAAGAGTAACCAGCATTAACATAAATACGTACAAAATCGTTTTACCGATTCCTTGGAACCGAAATTTTGCAACGGTCGGTGGGGAATAGATACTTTTAAAAAGTTGGCGAAAAATATTCATTCTCCTAGCTCCTTCATTGGTTCAAGTTTTTTCACAAGGTAAGAAAGTAGATTCGTTTTTACTTAGTACGTACTAAGTAAAAAATCTGCTAAAGATTAGCGGTCGAATTTCCACTTCGGCAGCACTTATCCATCTTTTTAAATATCCACTAATATACTATCGCTTATTTTATACTAATATGGTTTAGTTGTGAAGTTAATTGTAATAAGAATGAATCAGAGGAAATTAGAAATAATAGCTTTTCAAGCTAATATTTATTTTCATTTTAAAATCTTTACAAAATCTTTACAAAACATTAATAAAGAGTTAATAATATAAAAGTATTATTGTAGAAGAATGTCGAAAGAGAGAACTTTAATCGAGTATAAGGGGCGAGTATTTTGGACTTACAATTAATAATATTTATGTTTCTAGGTGGTCTAGGAATTTTCCTGTTTGGAATTAAATATATGGGAGATGGGCTTCAAAAAGTAGCCGGTGAAAGACTAAGAGACATCTTAGATAAATTTACATCAAATCCTGTTATGGGTGTGATTGCAGGGGTTATTGTAACAATTGCATTGCAAACAAGTACAGGTACGACTGTATTAACGATTGGCTTAGTAAATGCAGGTTTTATGACATTAAAGCAAGCGATAGGTGTTATTATGGGTGCCAATATTGGGACAACAGTAACGGCGTTTATCATTGGTTTTAAAATACAAGCGTACGCACTTCCAATTATTGCCATTGGGACATTTTTAATATTTTTTATTAAAAATAAAAAAGCACATAATTATGGACAAGTTATCTTTGGATTTGGAGCACTTTTTTATGGTTTAACATTAATGGGTGATGCGATGAAACCACTGCGGTCACTCGAAGCATTTTCTAATTTAATGATTAGTATGAGTGATAATCCAATTCTAGGTGTAGTTATCGGCACATTTTTTACAGTTATTGTTCAAAGCTCATCAGCATCAATAGGTTTATTACAAACATTATATGAGCAAGGGTCGATGGATTTATGGGCAGCTCTTCCAGTATTATTTGGTGATAATATTGGAACAACCATTACAGCTATTTTAGCCTCGCTTGGGGCCTCAATTGCGGCTAGACGAGCAGCATTAACACATGTTATTTTTAATTTAATTGGTACAATTGTTATTTTATTATTATTAGTACCGTATACACATTTTATAATCTATATTGGGGAGAAACTAGCATTAAACCCTGCAATGCAAATCGCTTTTGCTCATGGTATTTTTAATACTGCCAATGTATTAATACAGCTGCCATTTATTGGACTATTGGCATTAATTGTAACAAAAATTATTCCAGGTAAAGATTCTGCCATTGAATATAAAGCACAGCATTTAGACCCAATGTTTATCCAGCAATCGCCAGTCATAGCTTTAGGACAAGCGAAGAAAGAAGTACTTAGAATGTCTGAATTCGCTGAACAAGGGTTAATAGAAGCGTGCCAATATGTAAAGACAAATCAGAAAATACATTCAGAATTAACTGTTCAGTATGAAAGTGCTATTAATAATTTGGATCGAAAAATTACTGACTATTTAATCTTAATTTCATCAAAGTCGCTATCAGTAGGAGATTCTCAACTGCATTCAATGCTTTTGGATACAGTTCGTGATATCGAACGAGTGGGTGACCACATGGAAAATATTGTTGAATTAATTGATTATAAAATTACCAATAAAGTGGCGCTGTCAGATAGAGCGATTCTAGATCTTGATGAGATGTTTGCACTAACAATTTCGACATTAAAGCAAGCAATTAAAGCTTTAGAAAATAATGATATCATTGAAGCGCGCGCGGTAATTTTAAAAG harbors:
- a CDS encoding NfeD family protein, with the protein product MEILNNASVGFFVVFLGTVFLFGELLVKAKGLFAIVGIGVMAAYFSFHITPGSGMGLWVALLYIIGISLIVLDGKVFTDGTIALLGIFLMVLGIAIPSPSIIYGFLAAMGLLLGVAAASLFLKVFPSRTLWAKMTLKDKLTGEAGYNSINTSYRDLVGKEGKTTTPFRPIGTIIIDDNYYSATSDNLWLDAGTAVKVISVDGTRIVVNEIKSKKE
- a CDS encoding DUF1189 domain-containing protein, with product MNIFRQLFKSIYSPPTVAKFRFQGIGKTILYVFMLMLVTLSVTAFQLGSTVSDGVKQFQTVLVTELPEFELKNSILLSDLDEPLYIEVDGENYIFDTTGTLTTTDIEQNHNQVLALLQKEAVYITNGTTQSIRYGELGSLDLTKADLEGLTETIVGLLPLIITIIVIVLYIVLTALKYIGIFFLSLFGLIVRSKAGLKLSYKQVWVLSAYAVTLPTVFFAVTNSLNIYIPFSLTLYWLVAFIMLYLIFKEIQKPVDNE
- a CDS encoding Na/Pi cotransporter family protein; this encodes MDLQLIIFMFLGGLGIFLFGIKYMGDGLQKVAGERLRDILDKFTSNPVMGVIAGVIVTIALQTSTGTTVLTIGLVNAGFMTLKQAIGVIMGANIGTTVTAFIIGFKIQAYALPIIAIGTFLIFFIKNKKAHNYGQVIFGFGALFYGLTLMGDAMKPLRSLEAFSNLMISMSDNPILGVVIGTFFTVIVQSSSASIGLLQTLYEQGSMDLWAALPVLFGDNIGTTITAILASLGASIAARRAALTHVIFNLIGTIVILLLLVPYTHFIIYIGEKLALNPAMQIAFAHGIFNTANVLIQLPFIGLLALIVTKIIPGKDSAIEYKAQHLDPMFIQQSPVIALGQAKKEVLRMSEFAEQGLIEACQYVKTNQKIHSELTVQYESAINNLDRKITDYLILISSKSLSVGDSQLHSMLLDTVRDIERVGDHMENIVELIDYKITNKVALSDRAILDLDEMFALTISTLKQAIKALENNDIIEARAVILKEEKIDKMERKLRKNHIIRINEGNCTGSAGIVFVDLVSNLERIGDHAVNIAEAVIGEENF